The sequence below is a genomic window from Gossypium hirsutum isolate 1008001.06 chromosome A11, Gossypium_hirsutum_v2.1, whole genome shotgun sequence.
AGAAAACTAGAATGATGGAAAACTAGAGTGGAAAGATGGAAAATATATTTCTCTCTCCTCACTATTGCTTGGTATAGCGAGAAGTGGGAAGGTAAGAAAATAAaccatttgaaaataaaatttagaaggTTTGATTTTATGCATTATAATAGAAATTGatctattatattttttttatttttttttctgatcAAACacagttaaaatttattttcttttcacttttctacTAAACTAAACACCCCTTTGATTCTTAATTTTTAGATgtaataacaatatatattaaTGAACTAGGTTATAAAATATCgttaaaagttttcaaaaaaaaaatccaagtgATGTCATCATTTGGTTCATGATAATGCATAGAATTACACGTCAATGCACCAAACATGAATCAAAATATTAGTTCTAGTTTTTTTAGGCTTAGGTAACTAAAATTCTAATGAAATATTAGATAGAGTGTTGTCTAATATTTTCAATGATATCTCAATACCATATTCGGCTATGCACAAGATATAAGTATTTGATACAActacttaaaaaaaacaatattcaTGCAACATAACTTTTAGATATTCAAtgtttttgtatattttgaaatttattattgttttgctCATGGTTATTAGGGAACCGAGTAAGATACTCAATTTGAGTGCCGATACATTCTCAAAGATGAAAAACTTGAGATTGCTCAAAGTGCTTTGCGTATCAAATTGTGATGATCTCCAATATCTTTCTAATGAACTACGGCTTTTAGATTGGAAAGGGTGTCCTTTAAGATACTTGCCTTCAAGTTTCCAACCAGACAACCTTGTCGCACTTCTTTTACCATATAGTCACATTGAACAACTATAGAAAGGAAATAGAGTAAGAATTAACTCATcgttttagcttattttaatacaaataattaaactttgattaaggtaaagaaaacaaaaattagcATTATTCTGTTTTCTGTCTAATTTATTATTGTCTTCAACAGCCATTATATAAGTTGAAAAAGATCGACCTTAAAGGGTCCCAAAACCTGATCAAGACACCAGACTTCACAACAGCACCAAAACTTGAAGCTTTGATTATGGAAGGTTGTATCAGATTAGTAAATGTCCATCCATCAATCGGAGTGCTTAAGATGCTTAaacttttgaatttaagagaCTGCAAAAGTCTTAGGAATCTTCCAACCAGAATTGGAATGGAATCTCTTGAAACATTAATTCTTTCAGGTTGCTCAAATCTTGTAAGGTTTCCGGAGATTGATGGGAAAATAGAACATCTAAAAACTCTTGATCTTTCTAGTTGttataaaattgaatatttgcCAGTGAACTTGCAGCAAATAGAGTTTTTGGAAAAGCTTGACTTGAGTGAAACAAGCATAACAGAGCCACCATCCTTcatttttcatttgaaaaatcttaaaattctATCTTTCAATGGGCGCAAGGGACCATCGTATAAGTCACGACCAAATTTGCCTTCTCTTTTCAAGGTAATCCAAGGAAGAAGGACGAATCCCATGGCTCGGATGTTGCCTTTGTTGTCAGGTTTGAGTTCATTAAGAAGCCTAAATCTAAGGGACTGCAATCTTTGTGAAGGAGATATTCCACGTGATTTTTCTGGTCTATCCTGTTTGATGATTCTTGATCTTAGTGGTAACAATTTCATCAGCATACCTGCATCTCTTACTCGGCTCTCGAAGCTTTGGTTTCTTGATTTGTCAAATTGCAACATGTGCACTCTTGGTGAAGCAGATATTCATGGTCTATCCTCTTTGAGTCATCTTTATCTTAAGGGTAACAATTTCATCACCATTCCTTTGGCTCTTACTCAACTTAGCAGGCTTAAATCGCTTGAATTATCATACTGCACAGAGCTTAAATCCTTGCCTGAGCTTCTAACAACTATAGCAGATGTGATTATAGATGGTTGTGCTTCACTTGAATTAGTTGCAAGTCCATCAAAAGTATGCAACTTAGTGGATGAGGCTCTCGTTTATGCCATTAACTGCTTCAAATTGGCTGAGAATATCAATGCATTAACACTGCTCAGAAAACATCTTAAGGTCGACTAATCTATTTTCTCCCTTACAAAATGTCATACTTGAGAATTTATGGTTTTAGTTACCAAAcgacttgtgttttattttgcagGCTTTTGCAAATTCAAGAAAAATGTTTGCTATTCTTATGCCCGGAAGTGACATCCCAGAATGGTTTAGCCACCAAAAAAGTGACTCTTCAATTAAGATACCCCTTCCGAAAGATAGTCAATGGATTGGAGTTGCTTCTTGCTGCATTTTTGTCAATAATGATTCTTCAAGAGATTACGAGATTATCAGTTGTTGTGCATGTATCAATTTCAGAAATTCTGAACAAGCCAGCCGTGATGGATCTATTTTTCGAGGTAGAAATCGTAGAATGATTGGTGGGACAGGCTGGCAGGTGGGGCCCATAATAAAAGATCACCTTTTTCTTCATTATTGGTCGCGTGATCAACTATATCCAATTTCCATGGAGTATAAATATGGTCATTGTGAAACCAATAATTTACGGGCAACAGATTGCTTAGATCATAAATGCGATGAGCTTGAGCTGTCTTTCTCAGACCTAGATGTTGAAGACAATGCTAAGGTGAAGAAGTGTGGTGTTAGAATAGTGTATGAGAAAGATTTggaagaaataaaagagttgcaGTGCCATACCACTCAATTTTCTCCAAATTTTGAACACACCCACCAACACTCTATTCACAACGATGGATCAGTAGATAACACTTCTCACATAAAACGAAAAGCTAATATCTACGATGAAGCGGAGGAAGAAGGGCCGCAACCGAAACGGATGCAGaagtttttcaattttataatggGCCAACCGGGGAAGAAGCATTAACTGTGGTAAACTACTTAACCAACCtcctattgatttttttttgttttacacaTTTATAAGTAGATGTCCATCCATCAATCGGAGTGCTTAAGATGCTTAaacttttgaatttaagagaCTGCAAAAGTCTTAGAAATCTTCCAACCAGAATTGGAATGGAATCTCTTGAAACATTAATTCTTTCGGGTTGCTCAAGTCTTGTAAGGTTTCCGGAGATTGATGGGAGGATGGAACATCTAAAAACTCTTTGACCTTTCTAGTTGTTATAAAATTAAGTATTTGCCAGTGAATTCGCAACAAGTAGAGTTTTAGGAAGAGCTTGAATTGAGTGAAACAAGCATAACAGAGCCACCATCCTTCCTTTCTCAATTGAAACATCTTGAAAGGCTATCTTTCAAGGGGTGCAAGGGACCATCATATAAGTCACGACCAAATTTGCCTTCTCTTTTCAAGGTAATCCAAGGAAGAAGGACGAATCCCATGGCTCGGATGTTGCCTTGGTTGTCAGTTTTGAGTTCATTAAGAATCCTAAAACTAAGGGACTGCAATCTTTGTGAAGGAGATATTCCACTTGATTTTTCTGGTCTATCCTGTTTGATGAATCTTGATCTTAGTGGTAACAATTTCATCAGCATACCTGCATCTCTTACTCGACTCTCAAAGCTTGAGTTCCTTCGCTTCTCAAATTGCAACATGTGCAGTCTTGGGGAAGCAGATATTCACGGTCTATCCTCTTTGATACCGCTTGATCTTAGTGGTAACAATTTCATCACCATCCCTTTGGCTCTTACTCAACTTAGCAGGCTTGTATCGCTTTGCTTATCAAATTGCAAGATGCTTAAATTCTTGCCTGAGCTTCTAACAACTATACGATATGTGAGTATAGATGGTTGTGCTTCACTTGAAGTAGCTGCAAGTCCATCAAAAGTATGCAACTTAGTGGATGAGGCTCACGTTTATGCCATTAACTGCTTCAAATTGGCTGAGAATATCAATGCATTAACACTGCTGAGAAAACATCTTAAGGTCGACTAATCTCTATTTTCTCCCTTACAAAATCTCATACTTGAGAATTTATGGTTTTAGTTACCAAAcgacttgtgttttattttgcagGCTTGTGCAAATTCAAGAAAAGAGTTTGCTATTTTTATGCCCGGAAGTGACATCCCAGAATGGTTTAGCCAACAAAAAAGTGACTCTTCAATTAAGATACCCCTTCCGAAAGATAGTCAATGGATTGGAGTTGCTTCTTGCTGCATTTTTATCAACAATGATTCTTCAAGAGATGACGAGAGTATCAGCAGTTGTGCATATATCAATTTCAGAAATTCTGAACAAGCCAGCCGTGATGGATCTATTTTTCGAGGTAGAAATCGTAGAATGATTAGTGGGACGACAGGCTGGGTGGTGAGGCCCTTAATGAAAGATCACCTTTTTCTTCATTATTGGTCGCGTGATAAACTATATCCAATTTACATGGAGTATAAATATGGTCATTGTGAAACCAATAATTTACGGGCAACAGATTGCTTAGATCATAAATGCGATGAGCTTGAGCTGTCTTTCTCAGACCTAGATGTTGAAGACAATGCTAAGGTGAAGAAGTGTGGTGTTAGAATAGTGTATGAGGAAGATTTggaagaaataaaagagttgcaGTGCCATACCACTCCATCTTCTCACATCCACCAACACTCTGCTCACAACCATGGATCAGTAGATACTAGATAGCACTTCTCACATAAAACGAAAAGCTAGTAACGCAGCGGAGGAAGAAGGGCCGCAACCAAAACGGATgcagaaaattttcaattttataatggGCCAATCGGGGGAGAAGCATTAAGTGTGGTACACTACTTAACCAACCTCCTGTTGATTTGTTTTTCTATACATCTATcttgtttgtattttttattccatttaaagtaatcattctaaatttatttacaaaagagatatgatcctttcattaTATatcaaaaagttttaaattttttattcatacTCACATTAAGCATGAGCTCATATTGCGAATATTGATAATATAGGTTTTtatactatttaaaattttaattacttataattaaaatgtgtacatttatattagtttcattcttttattaaatttttattttcattatatatattcaCTTACATCTATATTTTATTTCTAAGTTGAAGTAAATATAATCAATTTGAGACACAAATGTggagaaataaaaatatcatccaTGACAAAGCACgtaataaaaatgtgaaaatcctCTAATGAGGATTAGATCATAATTTCACTTGAGTTAAAAACCAACATTTTTATTTGAGATcaatttatgtgttcaatttaatcagttaaaattatttttatatatttgaaagatTAAATATAAGTCCTTAATAGTACTTAAATAGGTTTAATTCCTAGTAATAAAAGTATCATTTAAATTTCATGGCTTGaagtactaataatattattcCAACtgttcaatttatattttttacatagtatttatgtttaaacatttatttttaacacTTATTCAAATATGAATATAAAGTATACTCTTTTAATTAATTGGAAAATCTTTTCTGTGTGAGAAACATGTTCATAtccaatatatttttcaaaattcaatagATTCATTTTTGTTCTTGTTTAATGTGAGATGATTGTATTTTATGTGATATTAACAAAAATTTCTCGATTAGAAGTAAATTAATATACCAGGAATATAGATTATCTCAATAGTGATATAGATTATCTCAATGCAACAAAAATATTCTTGGTGTTTTATGTTTATCCCTTAGACAGATAAAAACATGAAAGTCTGCTTAAAGGATCGTGCAAGTGAAGGATCAGCAAAGGTTATCAAGTTGAAATGGAAGCAAACACTTAACACAATTATAGGCTCGGATAAATTTTTGGggagtgaaaattaaattataatttttataatagtaaaaatataatttaactattttaatagcttatatctttataaattttaaataattgaatcaaacttttatcaattttagaaaaattaaaatgtaattttacatttacaaatttaaaattttaaaaattaaaaaagtttaaaaatgtaaattttagggAGATTATATGCTCGGATGAATTTTGAGAAGTAAAATTTGATATAGATTATGTTAATATATaattagttgttttttttttacatataatgtaatgtaaattatattatattattttaaatgattttttttcaatttgttatTTGCAAAATGTAAATTCAAATAGTAATCTAATAATGATGTCAATAAAACCTTTTAAACTAGGCAGGTTCTtagagtttataaattttaacaatttgacccttaattttttcttttcaacaatttaaccctcaacattttaTTTTGAGTCAAATTATGGATTTTTTATTGCAAATGTTGATTAAACCgataatttaatgatattaacGTGACATGAATAATGAATTCGTTTTAATTCAACATTAAACTTTTCAAGTATCATCTCATTTGGACCATCTTTTCCTCTAACTTAAATAGAGGATAGATTGAAGAAAATTCCATTTGATTGGTGCGCAATTTTCCTCACTTTATAATTGGTGCACAATTATGATTAGAATGAAATTATCAAATGTTCACCTCTATTTTACAGCGAGAATGTTATAACCTTACAAACAAAATTCTGAAATAAATGTTCTTAAAGACAAATTGCACGAAATAACTAAATCTCAAGTTTTATTCTGAATTAGATTTGTCCATTTAATacataataattgaatttatcaCTAAATCCCTCCCTCACTAGGAATGCATAAAAGTCTATTCAAATCAATTTATCTGACCCAAACTGATGTAATTCCTTTATATACATATCTAGATATGTATCAAACATAAGTGTTAAATATAGGTACTTAGAGAAAATGAATGGGTTCGTGTAATATAGGCTATGATATAACCAACATCCATGTAAAATCGAGAAAGATATGAATAAGACGATCTTCTAACTCCCTACCCCAGGCCCTAATATAGGTTAGGGTAATACACTAAAAACATAGATCACCACTACTCCCCACCGTAAACATTCTAAAATCACATGCAAAATTCTGTCGAGCTCGTTTTAGcatctaaaaagaaaaaataataataataaaatagatgcCTAAACAAAGTCCGAATACGGGGTGGTGAGATACAAGAGATGGGAAATCAATCATACCATACAAGATTTAGTCCTCATCCATTCCTGCAGGTTGATCTCTCCTCGCTGGACCTCCAGCTGGTTTCGCCATGATAATCTGCAAACATTGAATCAACGGCATTACTGAGCTTAGTGGAAGAAAATGTTTGGAAAATGAAATACATATGCAATCCTAAGCAACAAATACAGCTTTGCATGAGAACCTAATCCCATCAGCAAACTATTTTAAGTGCGATTTTCATTTTCAAGCTTTCTGTCTCTAGTAAATTACCTGATCTACACGCAACACAGTGCAGGCAGCCTCTGCAGCATATTTGAGAGCCAAAAACCTGACAAAAAAAGTCAACAATTGTAAATTATAAAAGAATTCGAGGTTAATTTTCGATGCAAAAGAGAACAGAACTGAGCCAGAAATAATTGTAAATAGCGACTTACTTAGTGACATaaaggtcccaaacattcacggTTGAGACATCCTTGCAAACACCGTCCTCAGAGTCGTCTCCCCTCAAGTCGATGCCCACTTTACCATTCCCAGATGCATGCTTTTCATACAACTTAGAAATAATATCCATTGGATTGAGTCCAGCATTCTCTGCCAGGGTTCTCGGTACCAATTCAAAACTTTCAGCAAACTTAGCAATGGCATACTGATCCAATCTGCAAAATATCCCGTAGTTAATATTAATCGCTTCTTCTAGTACTCATCTAATCTACTATAAATCCCAAAAACCTGTAGGAGATTCCCATCACAGCTATGAGAATGAACATAACCAATGCCAGATATAAATAACATGACAGCCAACAATGCAGAAGAAGACTCATTTGACACCTCTCCAGCACTATGCCTGAATACCTAGTTGTTCAGCAGGTAGAATCATGATGGTCGGTCTTGCACCTGTTCCGGTCGTACCGACCACTGTGGTACTGACTACCTTGGGTAGAATTCCATCAAGCCACAAATGTGTTCATGTCATTCATACAAGTGTAATGCACAAACTTGCAGCTTAAATATGAAACAATACATGCAGGATGGCATTTTGCATTAAGAAGAGCACTAGGAAAAAACAAATCACCCTGTTTCCTTGAAGGAGAACTCTTTCAGTCTTCTCGCCAACTCGATTTCTGTAGCAGCAGCTCCAGGTACCATACGACTATCCCTGCACATTGCCTAACCAAAAATGAATGGGCATTAAGAATGGGATAATGATTCTTTCCTTGGAATTTACAtccaaaaaaaatggaaaagacaATTTCAGCAGGTGAGAATAAAAGAATTTAATCAGGTTTATATGGCATTCAAAGAAAAAGATCAGCACAAAAACAACCTTATATGTATTGACTCCATCATCAACAGCTCTTTCAAGATCATCCAATATACTATCAGTACTTCCTCGCAGAACCACAGTGGCAACCTTGTTACCCCCATCTTCACTTCTCACAACAGTGACCTACATTAAATTGGCAAAGGCAAAATAGAGTGAGGCAAGGACAAGGAACCAAATATAAGTAAAGCCACCTCTTCAAACATACCCGAGAACCACCGATTTCCTCAACTGAAATTGAATCAACAAATCCCAAATCATCTGGCTTTGGTTGGCTGAGTTTCAGCTGTCAGAAGAATTAAAGGCCCATTAGGTTGCAATCAAAAGATGTGATCTTTTTTCTTATAACATAATCTAGATAGAATGCTCACAAGAGCAGAAGTGCCTGTTGTGCGGCAGAAGCGTCGTAGTTCAAACTTTGAGCTGATTTTCAAGACCATTAGCCTGCACAAATAAAATCACGTATCAGAGATGTTGACCAAGAGagcaaaataattgaaataattttgaatcCAAAAAGTAGGtgaatctatcaacaacaacataTTCAACATCATGGGCTAAATATCAAATCAAAACAAGAAAGAGCAAAGTAAAGAGTTGGAAATATGGGAAGGAAGCTTGATGTACTTGTAACGGTCACAGAAATGCAATGCCATTTCCCCGACTGCTCCACCACTAACGATAACTTTGGCACCAGAATCAGCAACTGCTTTAATGAGCTCCTCAACCTTAGCTTCTTCAGTTTTTGCATAATTCTCCAGCTGTAAGAAAAAAACATCAAGAGAAGCCTTCCACATTTAGAATATTTAACCAACAAAAGCACCCTATACCAATTTACAAAATGTAAAGACGGACAGCATGAGATAAGAAAATCATTATGCCCATTGTGCCCAAAACCACAGATTTTAAAATAACAGGAATGCATTCAAAACAATTTGCCTTCTAATCAGTTACTTCTTTCATATGATCTcctatttaaaaaaagaattaaaaaattatcataatttaCCTGCTCAGCAGAGTGAATCAAAACAGTTCCTTTTGTTTCAGTAGCAGTTGAATCAACACCAGTAGCAAACACAGCCACCTAACACGAAGTGAACACAACAATACAAGTCAAAAAGCAACAAGACCTTTAACTTGGCCAAGTGAAAACTATCAAGCAGCTTTGTATAACTTAAATTAATCTGAAATGgataaatagaaagaaaaaaaattaccttcGCCTTCTCCACACGTTTTATACTTCCCACAGCATCACCTTTTAAAGCCATTCCCCTAATTACTGTGCAATTATGCAAAACTCCTCCAACAAGCTTTGACACACGGACATTATCAACATCAAAGTTCACAGGGTTCTTGGGGCAGACTTGGATGCAAGCCTAATGacatacaaaaataaaagaaagaaaatgcaaTTATGTTATCCTTCAAAAGGCAATAGATTCTAGAATAATTGATTGGTTACGCAGAGAGCAACGAGTTGTGAATTACATCAGCTATATGGGAAGACAATATATCTTCCAGCCCATATTGTTTGCTAGCAACAGCAGCTTTCATTCGACTAACAACTTGCTCTTTATTCCGTACATCCATAGTCTCAGAACCTTTCTCTACAAGCTCCTCCAAAATCTCAAGTGTCTACAAAAGTTAAAACACAAAAACCAATTCACAAATGACAGCACATTTATCATCACAATTAACAATACTCAGGTCATTGAAGTCACTTAAAAGTGCAAAGGACAAACCTTGGTAATTGCTTTAGTATATCCACTGATTATCTCACTCGGATGCAAGCCAGTCCTAACAAGCTCCTCAGCATTTTGGAGAAGCTCTCCGGCAAAAGAAATTGTCAAATTAGCCCCATCACCAATTTCCTCTTGCTGAGCCTTACCCGCCAGAACTAATATCTTTGCCGCCGGATGCTGAACCTCAAGCTCATTGACAATGGTAGCAGCATCATTGGTAACAAAGAGCTTGTCTAAATGATTAATAACCATCTTATTCATACCTAAAGAACATTAACAGAAAATTAAAGCAAATAAGGCATTACAAAAAGAACAATCATCCCGGAtttcaggaaaaaaaaaacagaacaatAGTAGCATCATCACTCGCAATAAAGAGCTTATctaaatgattaattaaaaatcatactCATACCTAAAATACATTAAAACAATTGATCCGAATTTCAAACAGAAAACAAAGCggaattcaaattaaaaacaacaaTTAATAAAGAAATTCGAAGAGAGAGAAGGGTACCGTCGGGGCCGAGGGAAGTGCGGGTGATTGTTGAGAGTTGCTTGCAAGCATCGATGTTTTTCAAAACAGCTTCATCGAGACCTGAGAGATGCTTGTGACCTTCCTTAAGCATCGATTGTATGCCATGAGGTTGCATTGAGAAcgccatttttttcttctttttttgcacAAACCCTAATCAAAGAAgagtaaattaaaaaatcaaacccTAGAAATGGGGGGAAGTGGAACTTGAATTAGTCTTGAAGAAGGAAATAGCAAAATGGAAGTGTAAGTCAGGCAAACCCTAAAACACTTTCTATAAAGGTTTGTCTTAGATGTAAGCTCTTCCTTTCAAAAATCCATAgatttaagattttcaaaaacttgcaaatttagtctctaatatttacttttattatcattttcgtccctttctttaaaatcacttaacttttaatttttattttttaatatttaatatttttagtcacTTTTctataaaaaacaatttaattaaattttgaaattttaaagctaaaatgatctaaaataaataaatgttaagaaataaatttattattatgcctattaaaattgtgatttagaTTTCAAAGGACTTGTATctaatgataaatataaatttagtagATTATtgtgaaaatggaaaaaaataaaaatatatataaaacatttatataaaagatatatttatatttaaagggataatttttaaaactgcatattaattttgatttaatgtgtaatttaatatataaactttgattGGGTGTAATTATACAgataaaacttttttttgaacGATATAAACATGAAACTTTGATCGTGgttaaaatttatacataaaattttgattgtgatttagtcatacacatttaaaaaaatataaatacatcattttcttttcatattagattaatatgattatttgtgtatacaatatgtaaatgtaaaatggagttatattgataattattttagcaatttataaaaattgaatcaaatcaaaatttcattactAGAATTACAGAAATTCATAGTTTATGTATAGCATTGCACGTTTTATCAatattcatgtataattttgatatttttccctattttaaaTCCACAAATAATGATTTATCCCGTGAATTATACATCATTTGTTAATGTAATACCTGTGGTTTTTTGCTCTCAATTTGGTACATGTGATTTTTTTCAGTTAACCGCTTTAACCTAAACCATTACAAAAAGTGACTGTGGCAATATTGGATCTCGTCACATCGTGGGTCTTGTGACCTTAAGCTTATGCATTCCGATGTGCAAATGAATCAAACTAAGAACTACCTAGAATCATGAAAATGGACAACCAAAAAGTAACGCCAATGTGCTCTTCTTAAAGCTAGGTCTTCTTGACCAAAAGGCATTATTGGCACTCTTCTGATTGCAACCTTGTTGAGCAGATGAAGCTTCACCACCATGGTCTGTTGCATGTAGGACTCATAATCAGAAGTTGCATGACCTTCACTACTCTGACTAGCTACGATCTC
It includes:
- the LOC121210103 gene encoding disease resistance protein RPS4B-like, producing MEGCIRLVNVHPSIGVLKMLKLLNLRDCKSLRNLPTRIGMESLETLILSGCSNLVRFPEIDGKIEHLKTLDLSSCYKIEYLPVNLQQIEFLEKLDLSETSITEPPSFIFHLKNLKILSFNGRKGPSYKSRPNLPSLFKVIQGRRTNPMARMLPLLSGLSSLRSLNLRDCNLCEGDIPRDFSGLSCLMILDLSGNNFISIPASLTRLSKLWFLDLSNCNMCTLGEADIHGLSSLSHLYLKGNNFITIPLALTQLSRLKSLELSYCTELKSLPELLTTIADVIIDGCASLELVASPSKVCNLVDEALVYAINCFKLAENINALTLLRKHLKAFANSRKMFAILMPGSDIPEWFSHQKSDSSIKIPLPKDSQWIGVASCCIFVNNDSSRDYEIISCCACINFRNSEQASRDGSIFRGRNRRMIGGTGWQVGPIIKDHLFLHYWSRDQLYPISMEYKYGHCETNNLRATDCLDHKCDELELSFSDLDVEDNAKVKKCGVRIVYEKDLEEIKELQCHTTQFSPNFEHTHQHSIHNDGSVDNTSHIKRKANIYDEAEEEGPQPKRMQKFFNFIMGQPGKKH
- the LOC107962370 gene encoding T-complex protein 1 subunit theta, coding for MAFSMQPHGIQSMLKEGHKHLSGLDEAVLKNIDACKQLSTITRTSLGPDGMNKMVINHLDKLFVTNDAATIVNELEVQHPAAKILVLAGKAQQEEIGDGANLTISFAGELLQNAEELVRTGLHPSEIISGYTKAITKTLEILEELVEKGSETMDVRNKEQVVSRMKAAVASKQYGLEDILSSHIADACIQVCPKNPVNFDVDNVRVSKLVGGVLHNCTVIRGMALKGDAVGSIKRVEKAKVAVFATGVDSTATETKGTVLIHSAEQLENYAKTEEAKVEELIKAVADSGAKVIVSGGAVGEMALHFCDRYKLMVLKISSKFELRRFCRTTGTSALLKLSQPKPDDLGFVDSISVEEIGGSRVTVVRSEDGGNKVATVVLRGSTDSILDDLERAVDDGVNTYKAMCRDSRMVPGAAATEIELARRLKEFSFKETGLDQYAIAKFAESFELVPRTLAENAGLNPMDIISKLYEKHASGNGKVGIDLRGDDSEDGVCKDVSTVNVWDLYVTKFLALKYAAEAACTVLRVDQIIMAKPAGGPARRDQPAGMDED